One Malus sylvestris chromosome 14, drMalSylv7.2, whole genome shotgun sequence DNA segment encodes these proteins:
- the LOC126600477 gene encoding phosphatidylinositol 4-kinase gamma 7-like, with the protein MATKLESPVKNQMAVTMLNGDCLERARGSLARRRRVFVQTETGCVLGMELERGDNAHTVKRRLQLALNVPTDQSSLTFGDRILNNDLSAIGNRSTLLLARNVMNRSSSTPCLSPTGQNLQRDQSESIEVLGCPNNFARIDELVKEIVVAIKKGVDPIPVHSGLGGAYYFRNIMGESVAIVKPTDEEPFAPNNPKGFVGKALGQPGLKRSVRVGETGFREVAAYLLDYDHFANVPPTVLVKAAHQIFNVNYGVNGDKIQKKKRVSKIASLQVFIPHDFDASDYGTSSFPVSAVHRIGILDIRIFNTDRHAGNLLVKKLGGEFGKVELIPIDHGLCLPEHLEDPYFEWIHWPQASIPFSEDELEYIRNLNPICDSEMLKMELPMIREACLRVLVLCTIFLKEAAAFGLCLAEIGEMMSREFGGQEEKPSKLEAACLEARKIIADLNLSTFEAEEGNEEFLFDIDCENAGILDPSDVMSRHFFDQVSYPFGSRGADGRNLLSKLDECLEEDEVGADGITILPNLYQTASKLPLPPKRIDLDGRSRLQRAATISGIRRSANDQLPTSPCFVKVADMSEEEWILFLENFRELLYPAFGNQRSATLRQRQRLGTSCRF; encoded by the coding sequence ATGGCTACAAAGTTGGAGAGTCCTGTTAAGAACCAGATGGCTGTGACAATGCTGAATGGCGACTGCCTTGAGAGGGCGAGAGGCAGTCTTGCTCGGAGGAGGCGTGTCTTTGTGCAGACTGAGACTGGGTGTGTTTTGGGAATGGAGTTGGAAAGGGGTGACAATGCCCACACGGTTAAAAGGAGGTTGCAGCTTGCCCTCAATGTACCTACGGACCAGAGCTCTTTGACCTTTGGGGATCGTATATTGAACAATGATCTTAGTGCCATTGGCAATCGTTCAACGCTACTACTTGCTAGGAATGTCATGAACAGAAGCTCGTCAACTCCTTGTCTGTCACCTACTGGGCAAAATCTGCAGAGGGATCAGAGTGAGTCTATTGAGGTTTTGGGGTGTCCAAATAATTTTGCGAGAATTGATGAACTGGTTAAGGAGATTGTGGTTGCTATCAAGAAGGGTGTTGATCCGATCCCCGTGCATAGTGGGCTTGGTGGTGCCTACTACTTCAGGAACATCATGGGCGAGAGTGTTGCCATCGTGAAGCCAACAGATGAGGAGCCATTTGCACCGAACAACCCTAAAGGCTTTGTAGGCAAGGCACTCGGGCAGCCTGGCCTGAAGCGTTCAGTGCGAGTTGGGGAAACAGGGTTTCGAGAAGTTGCTGCCTACCTTCTGGATTATGATCACTTTGCTAATGTGCCTCCAACTGTTCTTGTGAAGGCTGCACATCAAATCTTCAATGTTAATTATGGCGTCAATGGAGATAAGAttcagaagaagaaaagggtTAGCAAGATTGCGTCTCTGCAGGTCTTCATCCCTCATGACTTTGATGCCAGTGACTACGGAACTTCAAGCTTTCCCGTATCAGCCGTTCATAGAATAGGCATTTTAGACATTAGGATCTTTAACACTGACAGGCATGCTGGGAACCTTCTGGTTAAAAAGCTTGGTGGGGAGTTTGGTAAAGTGGAGCTCATTCCAATTGACCACGGACTTTGCTTGCCGGAGCACTTGGAAGATCCATATTTTGAGTGGATTCATTGGCCTCAGGCATCAATTCCTTTCTCTGAGGATGAGCTTGAGTATATACGTAATCTTAATCCAATTTGTGACTCCGAGATGCTGAAAATGGAGCTGCCCATGATCCGAGAGGCATGCCTTAGAGTTCTGGTCCTGTGCACAATATTTCTCAAGGAAGCTGCTGCTTTTGGACTCTGCCTTGCTGAGATTGGTGAGATGATGAGTAGGGAGTTTGGAGGACAAGAGGAGAAACCAAGCAAACTTGAAGCTGCATGCCTCGAGGCCAGGAAGATCATAGCAGATTTGAACTTGTCAACCTTTGAGGCGGAAGAAGGAAATGAAGAGTTTCTGTTTGATATAGATTGTGAGAATGCTGGGATTCTTGACCCTTCAGACGTTATGTCACGTCACTTCTTTGATCAGGTTTCATATCCTTTTGGGTCTAGAGGCGCTGATGGTCGAAACTTGCTGTCCAAACTAGATGAGTGTTTGGAAGAGGATGAAGTTGGGGCAGACGGAATCACTATCCTGCCAAATTTGTATCAAACTGCTTCAAAATTGCCCCTTCCTCCGAAAAGAATAGATTTGGATGGGAGAAGCCGGCTCCAGCGAGCTGCAACCATATCCGGAATCAGAAGAAGTGCAAATGATCAGTTACCAACCTCACCATGCTTCGTGAAGGTTGCTGACATGAGTGAGGAGGAATGGATTCTGTTCCTTGAAAATTTCAGGGAGCTTCTTTACCCCGCCTTTGGCAACCAAAGGTCTGCAACCCtcagacagagacagagacttGGAACATCTTGCAGATTTTAA